Proteins encoded by one window of Arachis ipaensis cultivar K30076 chromosome B04, Araip1.1, whole genome shotgun sequence:
- the LOC110270542 gene encoding uncharacterized protein LOC110270542 — protein MPHDTFYGTFRVRRICDDPTIIAMFELPDYDADDESTPKKEPDLHKSVPCGERDIGIKKESSKTFIKSEKVAGESYGVLSKSPILIDFLAEKQHAVSGGTEFASLINGEHGKDEKIPSNDTVSDDLSAELNILLSSPEKETQEVLSHVIDAPSQYREKLIHENHVVTSKGKRNLNPQFEEAAADVDGRGFKIAKINGV, from the exons ATGCCACATGATACATTTTATGGCACTTTTCGAGTTAGGAGAATATGTGATGATCCCACCATTATTGCCATGTTTGAGCTTCCGGATTATGATGCTGATGATGAGTCAACTCCAAAAAAG GAGCCTGATTTACACAAATCTGTTCCCTGTGGAGAAAGGGATATTGGTATTAAGAAGGAGTCATCAAAGACTTTTATCAAAAGTGAGAAAGTTGCTGGTGAGTCTTATGGGGTTTTATCTAAATCCCCAATTCTCATTGATTTTCTGGCTGAAAAACAGCATGCTGTTTCCGGAGGGACTGAGTTTGCTTCCTTAATTAATGGTGAACATGGAAAAGATGAGAAAATACCCAGCAATGATACTGTTAGTGATGATCTTTCTGCTGAACTGAATATATTGCTTAGCTCACCAGAAAAAGAAACTCAG GAGGTGTTGTCCCATGTTATTGATGCACCTTCCCAATATAGAGAGAAGCTTATTCATGAAAATCATGTTGTCACCTCCAAGGGCAAGAGAAATCTGAATCCCCAATTTGAAGAGGCGGCTGCTGATGTAGATGGGCGTGGGTTCAAGATTGCCAAGATTAATGGAGTTTGA
- the LOC107636156 gene encoding uncharacterized protein LOC107636156, translating into MDDIDQSEIYDPSINSFSQVGSVIDHPLFLQSEIQGCLDVGNPNYECSLCGVCFWLLERVERDSTVNRPVFTVCCSKGKIQLPYLRKPPDLLYNLINGHDSKSLYFQKNIRSYNSMFVFTSLGGKVLDSVNDGRGPPQFIISGQNYDRIGSLLPDPGQKPKFAQLYIYDTQHEIMHMQQNFGQTSEIDKELIADLLQMIDTHNVIAQSFRRVREFYQCHPSEIFSLKLYLQRKVDRRIYNAPSCDEVAALIVGDFDSSNHGRDIIVRSTGGQLQRIYETHALYWPLQYPLLFPYGEDGYQMNIGYRGEQPGYVPGRRTRVSLREFICFRLQIREHEDRIIHKCRRLFQQFVVDCFTMIESQRLHEIRMKQSTTRGEVLQGIEEAMHRGDDEASSIGTRIILPSSFTGGRRYMFNRCQDAMAICKHFGYPDLFFTITCNPNWPEFQRFTERERIPIADRPDISCRVFHAKLKCLLSDLKEGVFFGSLNAGMYTIEFQKRDLPHAHMLLWLNVENNLQSVEIVDEFICTELPNPQKFPSLYKVVTKYMIHGPCGRLRPSSPCMKDGKCSKFYPKRFVDQTSFDEDGYPIYRRRNTGVTVKINDVDIDNRFVVPYNPLLLMKYQAHINLEFCNKSNVIKYLFKYVNKGPDRVTTTVGETYDVGESSQVVDEIKQYYDCHYLSPLESMWRIFAYDIHHRWPAVQRLTFHLPNQQHVVFDDADITTHVYLQNKDLLMMFTGWMMANKRFPEGRSLTYVEYPDKFVYCLNSKGWKPRQRGFSIGRLSFANPSSGELFYMRMLLNVQRGCTSFRSIRTMNGVTYDTFQEACSAMGFLIDDKEYVSAIKEVIELASAAQLRRLFVMLLLSGSMGRPLSVWEQTWAYLSDDILYRRRYEL; encoded by the exons ATGGATGATATAGACCAATCAGAAATATATGATCCTTCGATAAATTCATTCAGTCAAGTTGGTTCTGTTATTGATCATCCTCTGTTCTTGCAAAGTGAGATACAAG GTTGCCTTGATGTTGGTAATCCTAACTATGAATGTTCACTTTGTGGCGTGTGTTTCTGGTTATTAGAACGTGTTGAAAGAGACTCTACAGTTAATCGTCCTGTTTTTACTGTTTGTTGCTCAAAAGGAAAAATTCAGTTACCTTATCTCCGAAAGCCCCCAGATTTGTTATATAATTTGATTAACGGACATGATAGCAAGAGTTTGTACTTCCAAAAAAATATTCGATCTTATAATAGTATGTTTGTCTTCACGTCTCTTGGCGGTAAGGTATTGGATTCAGTGAATGATGGGAGGGGTCCACCACAGTTTATAATAAGTGGTCAAAATTATGATCGGATTGGAAGTTTGCTCCCAGATCCTGGTCAGAAGCCTAAATTTGCCCAGTTATATATATACGACACTCAGCACGAGATAATGCATATGCAGCAAAACTTTGG gcaAACATCTGAGATAGATAAAGAATTGATAGCTGATTTGTTGCAAATGATCGATACTCATAATGTCATAGCACAGTCATTTCGAAGAGTCAGAGAATTCTATCAGTGTCATCCATCTGAGATTTTctctttgaagttgtatttgCAAAGGAAGGTTGATCGAAGAATTTACAATGCTCCTTCTTGCGATGAAGTTGCTGCCTTGATTGTTGGAGATTTTGATTCGTCGAATCATGGCCGTGACATTATTGTTCGATCTACTGGTGGTCAGTTGCAACGTATTTATGAAACTCATGCTCTGTATTGGCCCTTACAGTATCCTTTGTTGTTTCCATATGGTGAGGATGGTTACCAGATGAACATTGGTTATCGAGGTGAACAGCCTGGATATGTTCCTGGAAGGAGAACAAGGGTTTCCCTTAGGGAATTCATATGTTTTCGTCTCCAGATTAGGGAACACGAAGATAGAATTATTCACAAGTGTAGACGGTTATTTCAGCAATTTGTTGTTGATTGTTTCACCATGATTGAGTCCCAAAGGTTGCATGAGATTAGAATGAAGCAAAGTACAACTAGAGGAGAAGTCCTTCAAGGAATAGAGGAGGCTATGCATCGTGGCGATGATGAAGCTTCTTCAATTGGGACACGAATCATTTTGCCTTCTTCCTTCACTGGTGGTAGACGTTATATGTTTAACCGTTGTCAGGATGCCATGGCAATTTGTAAACATTTTGGCTATCCAGATTTATTCTTCACTATTACGTGTAATCCAAATTGGCCTGAATTTCAGCGATTTACAGAGCGAGAGCGAATTCCCATCGCTGATCGTCCTGATATCTCTTGTCGTGTATTTCATGCGAAGTTGAAGTGCCTCCTTAGCGATCTCAAGGAAGGTGTGTTTTTTGGTTCACTTAATGCAG gtATGTATACTATTGAGTTCCAAAAAAGAGATCTACCGCATGCACACATGTTACTTTGGCTTAACGTGGAAAACAACTTACAAAGTGTTGAAATTGTTGATGAATTCATCTGTACCGAGCTACCCAATCCCCAAAAATTTCCATCTCTTTATAAGGTCGTCACCAAGTACATGATCCATGGTCCCTGTGGTCGACTTAGACCAAGTTCTCCTTGCATGAAAGATGGTAAGTGCTCAAAATTTTATCCAAAAAGATTCGTTGACCAAACGAGCTTTGATGAGGATGGCTATCCAATATATAGACGTCGTAATACGGGTGTCACAGTGAAAATCAACGATGTTGATATTGATAACAGATTTGTTGTGCCCTATAATCCACTACTGTTAATGAAATATCAAGCTCACATAAATCTTGAGTTCTGTAACAAGTCAAATGTGATTAAGTATCTTTTTAAGTATGTCAATAAGGGTCCGGATCGGGTGACTACAACTGTTGGAGAAACATATGATGTTGGTGAATCTTCTCAGGTGGTTGATGAGATCAAACAGTATTACGATTGTCATTATTTGTCACCGCTTGAATCCATGTGGAGAATTTTTGCTTATGATATTCATCATAGATGGCCGGCAGTACAAAGGTTGACTTTTCACTTGCCGAACCAGCAACATGTTGTATTCGATGATGCTGATATCACTACTCATGTTTATTTGCAGAACAAAGATTTGCTGATGATGTTTACGGGTTGGATGATGGCCAACAAGCGGTTCCCGGAGGGGCGGTCTTTAACATATGTTGAATATCCAGACAAATTTGTCTATTGTTTGAATAGCAAGGGGTGGAAGCCAAGACAGAGGGGATTCTCAATTGGAAGATTGAGTTTCGCTAATCCCTCATCTGGTGAACTTTTCTACATGCGGATGCTTTTGAATGTGCAGAGAGGTTGTACCAGTTTTCGAAGTATAAGAACCATGAATGGTGTTACTTATGATACATTTCAAGAGGCATGTTCCGCCATGGGATTCTTGATAGATGATAAGGAGTATGTTTCTGCTATTAAGGAAGTCATCGAGTTAGCGTCAGCTGCACAGCTAAGGAGGCTTTTTGTGATGTTGTTGCTATCTGGTTCCATGGGAAGACCTCTGTCAGTTTGGGAACAAACTTGGGCTTATTTGTCTGATGATATTCTTTATCGCAGAAGATATGAGCTATAA
- the LOC107636157 gene encoding uncharacterized protein LOC107636157, whose translation MSQDELQAFCLLEIEKLLQSNGKSLRNYAGMPVPNNSLVSQISNLMLLRELQYDTVSLTREHDENVSKLNEEQRVVYDKIIDCVSNKRHGFFFVYGFGGTGKTFLYRILSARL comes from the coding sequence ATGAGTCAGGACGAGTTGCAAGCATTTTGTTTGTTGGAAATTGAGAAACTATTGCAGAGTAATGGAAAATCATTGAGAAATTATGCTGGGATGCCGGTTCCTAATAACTCTTTAGTCTCTCAAATTAGCAATTTGATGCTGTTGCGTGAGTTGCAGTATGATACTGTTTCTTTGACTCGTGAGCACGATGAAAATGTCTCCAAGTTAAATGAAGAACAGAGGGTGGTCTACGATAAAATTATTGATTGTGTTTCGAATAAGAGGCACGGATTCTTTTTTGTCTACGGGTTTGGTGGCACTGGAAAAACTTTTTTATACAGAATTTTGTCAGCTAGATTGTGA
- the LOC107636158 gene encoding uncharacterized protein LOC107636158, producing MFNIPVELTKDTVCQIKKDSPKAEVVRLADLIIWDEAPMTNKLAFEALDRTLRDIMVSVSDRNKDLPFGGKVVVLGGDFRQVLPVIPKGSRAEIVMASINSSVLWKYCEVLRLTKNMRLASGLEQSTAQELRSFSDWILHIGEGLCGTLVNDKLLVDIPSDLIIPVLENPVEDIVNTIYPNLVQNFRDPSLFQDRAILAPTVENVEEINNYIVDLFPSEEKNYLSAYSIYGSDAYSDVEVNWINVEFLNQIRCSGLPNHSLKLKIGVPIILLRNVDPAGGLCNGTRLVVRDLGTNVIGADIVSGSNVGDKVFITRTNLIPSDTVIPFKFQCHQFPVSLSFAMTINKSQGQTLSTVGLFLRRPVFCHGQLYVAIFRIRNRNILKILLCDEGLVDPTRTENVVFKEVFDKI from the coding sequence ATGTTCAATATTCCTGTTGAGCTGACTAAAGACACTGTTTGTCAGATTAAGAAGGATAGTCCAAAAGCTGAGGTAGTCCGGTTGGCCGATTTGATTATTTGGGATGAGGCACCGATGACTAACAAATTAGCATTTGAAGCGCTCGATAGGACGTTGCGGGATATAATGGTTTCGGTCTCTGATAGGAATAAAGATTTACCTTTTGGTGGGAAGGTGGTCGTTCTTGGTGGTGATTTCAGGCAAGTCTTACCAGTTATTCCAAAAGGTTCTCGTGCTGAAATTGTGATGGCGTCCATAAATTCTTCTGTCCTCTGGAAATACTGTGAAGTTTTGCGATTGACCAAAAATATGAGGTTAGCAAGTGGATTGGAACAATCAACTGCTCAGGAGTTAAGGTCGTTTTCAGATTGGATACTTCATATCGGTGAAGGTCTATGTGGAACTCTGGTCAATGACAAACTTCTTGTTGATATTCCTTCTGATCTAATCATTCCTGTTTTGGAAAATCCAGTGGAAGATATTGTAAATACAATCTATCCAAATTTGGTTCAGAATTTTCGTGATCCAAGCCTTTTCCAGGATAGGGCAATATTGGCTCCGACTGTCGAGAATGTTGAAGAGATAAACAATTATATAGTTGACTTGTTTCCCAGTGAGGAGAAAAATTATCTCAGTGCTTATTCAATATATGGTAGTGATGCCTATTCTGATGTTGAAGTTAATTGGATAAATGTTGAATTCTTGAACCAGATTAGGTGTTCTGGTCTACCTAATCATTCGTTGAAGTTGAAAATAGGCGTGCCTATTATTTTGTTGAGGAATGTTGATCCAGCTGGGGGTTTGTGTAATGGGACTCGACTTGTTGTACGAGATCTAGGGACAAATGTGATCGGTGCAGATATTGTTTCTGGTAGCAATGTTGGGGATAAAGTTTTTATCACCAGAACGAATTTGATTCCCAGTGATACGGTTATACCGTTTAAATTCCAATGCCATCAATTCCCAGTTTCTTTGTCGTTTGCGATGACAATCAACAAAAGCCAGGGTCAGACACTATCAACAGTTGGTTTGTTCTTGCGTCGTCCTGTGTTTTGTCACGGTCAACTTTATGTAGCTATTTTCCGAATTAGGAATAGAAATATTCTGAAGATTTTACTTTGTGATGAAGGATTAGTTGATCCTACCAGGACTGAAAATGTTGTATTTAAAGAAGTTTTTGATAAGATATAA
- the LOC110271440 gene encoding uncharacterized protein LOC110271440, translating into MSLTIDPLQKISPRKEAWSIEAKILTIWEDASIVNENMQKLLHVVLMDKQHDKVQATVEDDLITTFIHQLKEGHVFIIFDFKVIPNGGLVRVTRHRFRILFKCSTSVVATASRVIPNPGLSLTSMDEILQKRTDYE; encoded by the exons ATGAGTCTTACTATTGATCCTCTTCAAAAAATCTCTCCACGGAAGGAAGCTTGGAGTATTGAGGCTAAGATCTTGACCATTTGGGAAGATGCTAGCATTGTTAATGAAAATATGCAGAAACTCTTACATGTGGTCTTGATGGATAAGCAG cacgACAAGGTCCAAGCAACTGTTGAGGATGATTTGATCACAACTTTTATTCATCAGTTAAAAGAAGGACACGTATTCATTATTTTCGACTTCAAAGTGATACCTAATGGTGGATTGGTTAGGGTTACAAGACATCGGTTCCGCATCCTTTTCAAGTGTAGTACCTCTGTTGTTGCAACTGCAAGTAGAGTCATACCTAATCCTGGTTTAAGTCTAACTTCTATGGACGAGATTCTTCAAAAGCGCACTGATTATGAGTAA